The Candidatus Zixiibacteriota bacterium genomic interval ACATATATGTTATGGGGCACAATCTCAAGATTCAGAACGATTTGACCTGGTTGAGGCACTCGTATATCTCGAAATCACTTGATGATTTTGTTGCCAGGTCACAATGTCAGTTGGCATTGTGACATAAGGATTGAGGAGAATAAGCATATCTCGGTCGTCGCCACGCGCAAAATGTACTGATTACATAATGTAGTAGATACGCAAACATGCACTGCGCAGTTAGTGGGTTAGATTGCAGAGGGAAACTATGACCATCAAGACGCCACACGAAAAGACAGTTGCTGTTCTGGATACGAGCGATTTCCAGGCTCCTCTAAATGCGCTGGCTTCCAATGGATACGATCTTTCTCTAACCGAGATTGTCGAGGCGAATCGTCCGCTCTTCCTCCTTGATTCAGGTTCATTAGACAGAGCCGATCGATCAGCTAAGTGGGATTCATGTTATACTACGGATTTCTCATATATACATGGAGGCAGCATACGGACTTCGAGTACGTTTCGTTATCGCCAGTGGATGCTGCACAAGCTCGCCTATTGGCTGGATCAGTTTCGAACATTTGGCTGTGGGCGATGCATTGCATGGTGTCCAGCGGCAATAGACATCACAGGAGAAGCCGGCATTCTGCGGGAGCAGGTGTGATATCAACCAGATCAGATATTGGAAGGTGAGAGCAGAATGGAGAATCTTGAACGGATCT includes:
- a CDS encoding 4Fe-4S dicluster domain-containing protein — translated: MTIKTPHEKTVAVLDTSDFQAPLNALASNGYDLSLTEIVEANRPLFLLDSGSLDRADRSAKWDSCYTTDFSYIHGGSIRTSSTFRYRQWMLHKLAYWLDQFRTFGCGRCIAWCPAAIDITGEAGILREQV